Genomic DNA from Anaerolineae bacterium:
GAGATGGTGATGCCTGGGGACAATGTGAACCTGACGGTGGAGTTGTTGAAGCCGGTGGCGTTGGAGCAAGGGAGCAAGTTTGCCATTCGAGAAGGCGGTTTGACGGTTGGCGCTGGTGTGGTCACCGAGATCATTGAATAAGGGAAAAGGGCCATGGCAAAGCAACGAATCCGCATCAAACTGAAGGCGTACGACCACCGTGTGCTGGACCAGTCGGCCAAGCGCATCGTGGAAGCGGCGGAACGGACGGGCGCGCGGGTGGTAGGCC
This window encodes:
- the tuf gene encoding elongation factor Tu (EF-Tu; promotes GTP-dependent binding of aminoacyl-tRNA to the A-site of ribosomes during protein biosynthesis; when the tRNA anticodon matches the mRNA codon, GTP hydrolysis results; the inactive EF-Tu-GDP leaves the ribosome and release of GDP is promoted by elongation factor Ts; many prokaryotes have two copies of the gene encoding EF-Tu); this encodes EMVMPGDNVNLTVELLKPVALEQGSKFAIREGGLTVGAGVVTEIIE